A genomic window from Cryobacterium sp. SO2 includes:
- the pstS gene encoding phosphate ABC transporter substrate-binding protein PstS yields MRYGRPAVIAIAAALVLSSCASNEAASTASDAPTESTLSGTINAAGASSQGSAQEAWISAFQTANPDVTINYDPSGSGAGRETFIAGGTDFAGSDSYLSDDELAGTFAACAPDTTAVDLPVYISPIAVIFNVEGVTDLNLDADTLAKIFTGAITTWNDPAIAALNEDATLPATAITAVHRSDDSGTTKNFADYLFQAAPDVWTEKPADPFPYQTGEGAQGTSGVVDAVTNGTGTIGYADASRAGDLGVAKIKVGDEFVEYTAEAAAAVVDGSPLVDGRADNDLAIKLDRLTTDATHYPLVLVSYALVCTEYADADQAALVKSYVSYMASEEGQAEAATSAGAAPLSADLQAKVAAVLETVK; encoded by the coding sequence ATGCGTTATGGCCGCCCCGCGGTCATTGCTATTGCCGCAGCCCTCGTACTCTCCTCCTGCGCGTCCAACGAAGCCGCCAGCACGGCTTCAGACGCCCCCACCGAGAGCACCCTCTCCGGCACGATCAACGCCGCCGGCGCCTCGTCGCAGGGCTCCGCTCAGGAGGCGTGGATCTCCGCCTTCCAGACCGCCAACCCCGACGTCACGATCAACTACGACCCGTCGGGCTCCGGCGCCGGCCGCGAGACGTTCATCGCCGGCGGCACCGACTTCGCCGGTTCGGACTCCTACCTGAGCGATGACGAGCTGGCCGGCACGTTCGCCGCCTGCGCTCCCGACACCACCGCCGTGGACCTGCCGGTCTACATCTCCCCGATCGCCGTCATCTTCAACGTCGAGGGCGTCACCGACCTCAACCTGGATGCCGACACCCTCGCGAAGATCTTCACCGGCGCGATCACCACCTGGAACGACCCGGCCATCGCCGCCCTGAACGAAGACGCCACCCTGCCGGCCACCGCGATCACCGCAGTGCACCGCTCGGACGACTCCGGCACCACCAAGAACTTCGCCGACTACCTGTTCCAGGCAGCCCCCGACGTGTGGACTGAGAAGCCGGCCGACCCGTTCCCGTACCAGACCGGTGAAGGCGCCCAGGGCACCTCCGGTGTCGTCGACGCCGTCACCAACGGCACCGGCACGATCGGCTACGCCGACGCCTCGCGCGCCGGTGACCTCGGTGTCGCGAAGATCAAGGTCGGCGACGAGTTCGTCGAATACACGGCCGAGGCCGCCGCAGCAGTCGTCGACGGTTCGCCGCTCGTCGACGGCCGCGCCGACAACGACCTGGCCATCAAGCTGGACCGCCTCACCACCGACGCGACCCACTACCCGCTCGTGCTCGTGAGCTACGCGCTCGTCTGCACCGAGTACGCGGATGCCGACCAGGCCGCCCTCGTGAAGTCGTACGTCAGCTACATGGCCAGCGAAGAGGGCCAGGCCGAGGCCGCGACCTCCGCCGGTGCCGCTCCGCTGTCCGCCGACCTGCAGGCTAAGGTCGCAGCGGTCCTCGAGACCGTCAAGTAA
- the pstA gene encoding phosphate ABC transporter permease PstA, protein MSTMTVSSPVSNSLTAGKLPKNASLMVLAASWIVVGAFFVVIFLSGATDTFNWAGTLFFGTVLYCIALFLFSYFVEGIRRAKDRLVTALVTIAFVVALIPLISLVGTTIVNGLPAFLTPTFFTESQRNVVGAGGGALHAIVGTLFVTGLATLISVPIGLLTAIYLTEYGRGRLARGITFFVDVMTGIPSIVAGLFAYALFSLLFNDPGIRFGFGGSVALSVLMIPVVVRSSEEMLKLVPNELREAAYALGVPKWLTIVKVVLPTSLAGIVTGVMISISRVIGETAPLLIIAGFTASMNYDLFSERMMTLPVFVYNQYASQGADSQAYIDRAWAGALTLIVIVMLLNLVARLVARTFSPKLGR, encoded by the coding sequence ATGAGCACCATGACCGTCTCGTCTCCCGTCAGCAACTCCCTCACCGCGGGCAAACTGCCCAAGAACGCCTCCCTGATGGTGCTCGCCGCCAGCTGGATCGTCGTGGGCGCGTTCTTCGTCGTGATCTTCCTCTCCGGCGCCACGGACACCTTCAACTGGGCCGGCACGCTGTTCTTCGGCACCGTGCTGTACTGCATCGCCCTGTTCCTGTTCTCCTACTTCGTCGAGGGCATCCGCCGGGCCAAGGACCGCCTGGTCACCGCCCTGGTCACCATCGCCTTCGTGGTGGCGCTGATCCCGCTGATCTCCCTGGTCGGCACGACCATCGTCAACGGCCTTCCGGCGTTCCTCACCCCCACCTTCTTCACCGAGTCGCAGCGCAACGTCGTCGGCGCCGGTGGTGGGGCACTGCACGCGATCGTCGGCACGCTCTTCGTGACAGGGCTCGCCACGCTCATCTCGGTGCCGATCGGGCTGCTCACCGCGATCTACCTCACCGAGTACGGCCGCGGCCGGCTCGCCCGTGGCATCACCTTCTTCGTCGACGTGATGACCGGCATCCCCTCGATCGTGGCCGGCCTGTTCGCCTACGCGCTGTTCTCGCTGCTGTTCAACGACCCGGGCATCCGCTTCGGCTTCGGCGGTTCTGTCGCGCTGTCGGTGCTGATGATCCCGGTGGTGGTGCGCTCCAGCGAAGAGATGCTCAAGCTGGTGCCCAATGAACTGCGTGAGGCCGCGTACGCGCTCGGCGTGCCGAAGTGGCTGACCATCGTGAAGGTGGTGCTGCCCACCTCGCTGGCCGGCATCGTCACCGGCGTGATGATCTCGATCTCCCGCGTGATCGGCGAGACCGCTCCGCTGCTGATCATCGCCGGCTTCACCGCCAGCATGAACTACGACCTGTTCAGCGAACGGATGATGACCCTGCCGGTGTTCGTGTACAACCAGTACGCCAGCCAGGGCGCCGACTCGCAGGCGTACATCGACCGTGCCTGGGCGGGCGCGCTCACCCTCATCGTGATCGTGATGCTGCTCAACCTCGTGGCCCGTCTGGTCGCCCGCACCTTCTCCCCCAAACTCGGCCGCTGA
- a CDS encoding sigma-70 family RNA polymerase sigma factor, whose amino-acid sequence MTAEFDLDASSTAPSKEELLARVAEGDQSAFGELYDQIAPRVLGLVKRVLIDHAQSEEVTQEIFLEIWQTASRYESQRGGASTWIMTMAHRRAIDRIRSSQAGRDRDTKIGIRDLAVPYDHVAETVEVRIEHERVEKAMSRLTELQRQAVSLSYFSGYSHREVADYLHIPLGTVKTRLRDGLIRLRDELGVAS is encoded by the coding sequence ATGACTGCTGAGTTCGACCTCGACGCCTCGTCGACAGCGCCTTCGAAAGAAGAGCTGCTCGCCCGTGTAGCCGAAGGAGACCAATCGGCTTTCGGAGAGCTTTACGACCAGATCGCTCCGCGGGTGCTTGGCCTTGTCAAGCGCGTGCTGATCGATCACGCGCAGTCCGAAGAGGTGACCCAGGAGATTTTCCTGGAGATCTGGCAGACGGCTTCGCGGTATGAGTCACAGCGTGGCGGGGCTTCGACCTGGATCATGACCATGGCGCACCGACGTGCGATCGACCGGATTCGGTCGTCGCAGGCCGGACGCGACCGTGATACGAAGATCGGTATCCGCGACCTCGCGGTGCCGTATGACCACGTCGCCGAAACCGTCGAAGTGCGCATCGAGCATGAAAGGGTGGAGAAGGCGATGTCCAGACTGACCGAACTGCAACGGCAGGCCGTGAGCCTGTCGTACTTCAGCGGTTACAGTCACCGTGAGGTCGCCGACTACCTGCATATCCCGCTCGGCACAGTGAAGACCCGGCTACGCGACGGGTTAATCCGTTTGCGAGATGAACTGGGGGTGGCGTCTTGA
- a CDS encoding DapH/DapD/GlmU-related protein, whose amino-acid sequence MRKNIDVEVETGVIEKYRRHPNGNGWVSAKSTVPPSAFISESAYIESGAQLGREAWVGPGSWIDHDVVIGDRVFIGQNVHIGEGSLVAGGAHLGSHVRIGRNVRIAAGVRLDRDTRVPDGTDVATGNVGADGRRSHGLAA is encoded by the coding sequence GTGCGCAAGAACATCGACGTCGAAGTCGAGACCGGCGTCATCGAGAAGTACCGCAGGCACCCGAACGGGAACGGGTGGGTGTCGGCGAAGTCCACCGTGCCCCCGAGCGCGTTCATCTCCGAGTCCGCCTATATCGAGTCCGGCGCGCAGCTGGGCCGGGAGGCCTGGGTGGGCCCCGGCAGCTGGATCGACCACGACGTCGTCATCGGCGACCGGGTCTTCATCGGCCAGAATGTGCACATCGGCGAGGGCAGCCTCGTCGCCGGTGGTGCGCACCTGGGCAGCCACGTGCGCATCGGCCGCAACGTTCGGATCGCCGCCGGCGTGCGCCTGGACCGGGACACCCGTGTGCCGGACGGCACCGATGTGGCCACCGGCAACGTGGGCGCGGACGGCCGCCGCTCACACGGATTGGCGGCCTAG
- a CDS encoding aminodeoxychorismate lyase, with protein sequence MTLPFTLLIDPEPADSTRTDFVDTFHEIDSGAPALRVAELSTQRGDGIFETLSVVNGHPQEVEPHISRLINSAQICDLPVPNPAQWRAAIAYAVERIPGEGELALKFVLSRGVEHGPAPTAWLHATRAADFSAVREQGIRVITLDRGYPRGVAEQAPWLLMGAKTLSYAINMAALREAKRRGADDTIFLTHDGYVMEGPTSSVILRIDGRYVTPAPSGAILHGTTQQSVFEYLTAHGESVEYRDVTIDELRAADAAWLVSSVRLAVAVTALDGVEFPHDDELTRALNSSLLSRTGS encoded by the coding sequence ATGACCCTGCCTTTCACGCTGCTCATTGACCCGGAGCCGGCCGACTCCACCCGCACCGACTTCGTCGACACGTTCCACGAGATCGACTCCGGCGCTCCGGCGCTGCGGGTGGCCGAGCTGAGCACCCAGCGCGGGGACGGCATCTTCGAGACCCTGAGCGTGGTCAACGGGCATCCGCAGGAGGTCGAACCGCACATCAGCCGGCTGATCAACTCCGCGCAGATCTGCGACCTGCCGGTGCCCAACCCCGCGCAGTGGCGCGCCGCGATCGCCTACGCGGTCGAGCGCATCCCCGGCGAAGGCGAGCTGGCGCTCAAGTTCGTGCTCAGCCGCGGTGTCGAGCACGGCCCCGCCCCCACCGCCTGGCTGCACGCCACCCGCGCCGCCGACTTCAGCGCCGTGCGTGAGCAGGGCATCAGGGTGATCACCCTCGACCGTGGGTACCCGCGGGGCGTCGCCGAGCAAGCGCCCTGGCTGCTGATGGGCGCCAAGACCCTCAGCTACGCCATCAACATGGCCGCCCTGCGCGAGGCCAAGCGCCGCGGCGCCGACGACACCATCTTCCTCACCCACGACGGTTATGTCATGGAGGGCCCCACCTCGAGCGTCATCCTGCGCATCGACGGGCGGTACGTCACTCCGGCGCCGAGCGGGGCCATCCTGCACGGCACTACCCAGCAGAGCGTGTTCGAGTACCTCACCGCGCACGGCGAGAGCGTCGAGTATCGCGATGTCACCATCGACGAGCTCCGGGCGGCGGATGCGGCGTGGCTGGTGTCCAGCGTGCGCCTCGCGGTCGCCGTGACCGCGCTGGACGGCGTGGAGTTTCCCCACGACGACGAGCTCACCCGCGCCCTGAACTCGTCCCTGCTGTCCCGCACCGGCTCCTAA
- a CDS encoding anti-sigma factor, translating to MSDTNKPGTNKPNNDKPDDLTGNGSAENPADLAGAYALHALGAEESADYERYLARSEQARIEAAELSDTAVALGLAVTPVQPSSGLKASLMAQLASTPQLAPLTAPAAPTAAERVEPAVTDAPPAVIPIGSASGTGSARSQGSAADRAQRRWFQRPAGYLLAAAAAVVLFVGGTFTGQAIFGGQNDEFAQQQAASLAEINAAPDNQRASTTTADGQDATLVWSGDLGLSAIIVEDLPALGDDQDYQLWYIGAAGPVSAGTFDSDGSGTVWRVLDGTMTAGDTVGVTVEPKGGSEQPTTDPIVAIQS from the coding sequence TTGAGCGACACCAACAAGCCCGGCACGAATAAGCCCAATAACGACAAGCCCGACGACCTGACCGGCAACGGCTCGGCCGAGAACCCGGCCGACCTCGCGGGGGCATATGCCCTGCACGCGCTCGGCGCCGAGGAGTCCGCGGATTATGAGCGGTACCTGGCGCGCTCGGAGCAGGCCCGCATCGAGGCCGCCGAACTCAGCGACACCGCCGTGGCCCTGGGCCTGGCGGTCACGCCCGTGCAGCCCTCCAGCGGCCTCAAGGCCAGCCTGATGGCCCAGCTGGCCTCCACCCCGCAGCTTGCCCCGCTCACCGCCCCGGCCGCTCCGACCGCAGCCGAGCGTGTCGAACCTGCCGTGACGGATGCGCCGCCCGCGGTCATCCCGATCGGCTCAGCCTCCGGTACCGGCTCCGCCCGCTCACAGGGCTCTGCTGCCGACCGTGCCCAGCGTCGCTGGTTCCAGCGCCCGGCCGGCTACCTCCTCGCGGCCGCCGCGGCCGTGGTGCTCTTCGTGGGTGGCACTTTCACCGGGCAGGCCATCTTCGGCGGGCAGAACGACGAGTTCGCCCAGCAGCAGGCCGCCAGCCTCGCCGAGATCAACGCGGCCCCCGACAACCAGCGCGCGTCGACCACGACCGCCGACGGCCAGGATGCCACCCTGGTCTGGTCGGGCGACCTCGGCCTGTCCGCCATCATCGTGGAAGACCTGCCGGCTCTCGGTGACGATCAGGACTACCAGCTCTGGTACATCGGTGCGGCCGGACCGGTCTCGGCCGGCACGTTCGACTCCGACGGCTCCGGCACGGTGTGGCGGGTGCTGGACGGCACCATGACCGCCGGTGACACCGTCGGTGTCACGGTGGAGCCCAAGGGCGGCTCCGAGCAGCCCACCACCGACCCGATTGTCGCCATCCAGAGCTGA
- the pstB gene encoding phosphate ABC transporter ATP-binding protein PstB, which yields MSKRIEVNDLDVYYSKFLAVEGVSLTIEPRTVTALIGPSGCGKSTFLRTLNRMHEVIPGAHVDGEVLIDGNNLYGPGVDPVLVRRQVGMVFQRPNPFPTMSIGDNVLAGVKLNNKRMSKSDADALIEKSLSGANLWNEVKDRLDKPGSSLSGGQQQRLCIARAIAVQPDVILMDEPCSALDPISTLAIEDLIEEMKTDYTIVIVTHNMQQASRVSDRTAFFNIAGTGKPGKLIEYDDTTTIFSNPTVQATEDYVSGRFG from the coding sequence ATGTCCAAGCGCATTGAAGTCAACGATCTCGACGTCTACTACAGCAAGTTCCTCGCCGTCGAGGGCGTGTCGCTGACCATCGAACCGCGCACGGTGACGGCCCTGATCGGCCCGTCCGGCTGCGGCAAGTCCACGTTCCTGCGCACGCTTAACCGCATGCACGAGGTCATCCCCGGCGCCCATGTGGACGGCGAGGTGCTCATTGACGGCAACAACCTCTACGGCCCCGGTGTCGACCCGGTGCTCGTGCGCCGCCAGGTGGGCATGGTGTTCCAGCGCCCCAACCCGTTCCCCACCATGTCGATCGGCGACAACGTGCTCGCCGGCGTCAAGCTGAACAACAAGCGGATGTCCAAGAGCGACGCCGACGCGCTGATCGAGAAGTCACTGAGCGGTGCCAACCTCTGGAACGAGGTCAAGGACCGGCTCGACAAGCCCGGCTCCAGCCTCTCCGGCGGCCAGCAGCAGCGCCTCTGCATCGCGCGCGCCATCGCCGTGCAGCCCGACGTGATCCTGATGGACGAGCCCTGCTCGGCACTGGACCCGATCTCCACCCTCGCGATCGAGGACCTCATCGAAGAGATGAAGACCGACTACACGATCGTCATCGTCACGCACAACATGCAGCAGGCCTCCCGCGTTTCCGACCGCACCGCGTTCTTCAACATCGCGGGCACCGGCAAGCCGGGCAAGCTGATCGAGTACGACGACACCACCACCATCTTCTCGAACCCCACCGTGCAGGCCACCGAGGACTACGTCTCCGGCCGCTTCGGCTAA
- a CDS encoding DNA-directed RNA polymerase subunit beta — protein MADDFHKPTKFSGAKFESMMGGEDPAQISRIAHETAQALLNRVRENPHPDVVERLVAYTDEHGIDAVAELWSRATPRSLPGALWRIYLVRLLIRQDADGTAYLYQRGIDVAVSIDPIVAGAAVPTGPAEIILLADEILRGLFTGDFAIALDRAAAFCRVIGAGCASVADDFDSTEPGRSSELTTRALRFSTTAQEFAACARLWRSDSLE, from the coding sequence ATGGCCGACGATTTTCACAAGCCCACGAAGTTCTCGGGCGCCAAGTTCGAGTCGATGATGGGCGGCGAGGACCCGGCTCAGATCAGCCGGATCGCGCACGAGACCGCGCAGGCTCTGCTCAACCGGGTGCGCGAGAACCCGCACCCCGACGTTGTCGAGCGCCTGGTGGCCTACACCGACGAGCACGGCATCGACGCCGTCGCCGAGCTCTGGTCGCGCGCCACCCCGCGCAGTCTGCCCGGCGCGCTCTGGCGGATCTATCTGGTGCGGCTGCTGATCCGGCAGGATGCCGATGGCACGGCCTACCTCTACCAGCGCGGCATCGACGTGGCTGTGAGCATCGACCCGATCGTGGCGGGAGCGGCGGTACCCACCGGCCCGGCCGAGATCATTCTGCTGGCCGACGAGATCCTCCGCGGACTGTTCACCGGCGACTTCGCCATCGCCCTGGACCGGGCCGCGGCGTTCTGCCGGGTGATCGGCGCCGGCTGTGCCAGCGTGGCCGACGACTTCGACAGCACGGAACCGGGCCGCTCCAGCGAGCTCACCACGCGGGCGCTGCGGTTCTCCACCACCGCGCAGGAGTTCGCCGCCTGCGCCAGACTGTGGCGCAGCGACTCTCTGGAGTAG
- a CDS encoding FdhF/YdeP family oxidoreductase, with protein MTRRAPVKDINEDELVIGTPKKAAAGLEAVVVALDRGIAQAGVSRTARALLRLNQRNGTDCPGCAWPESTGHRKTAEFCENGAKAVAEENTLRTVGAEFWAEHSLAELAEKTEYWLGNQGRISQPVVVRPGDTHYSPITWDDAFELIGEKIRATTPDRTVFYTSGRTANETAFLYQLFARSIGTNNLPDCSNMCHESSGSALNPTIGIGKGTVSLDDIHVAELILVVGQNPGTNHPRMLSALAECKANGGKVVAVNPLPEAGLFNFKDPQTPTGLVGHGVPLADEFLQIKVGGDLALFQALGHLLLEEEARVPGSVVDQEFIDANTDGIEAYRAARTEIDWVETEKATGLSRLDISVVAKMMAASNATIICWALGLTQQPHSVNTLKEIINLLLLQGNFGKPGAGACPVRGHSNVQGDRTMGVWEKPKEAMLAALDAEFGIVSPREHGLDSVNTVEAFENDDVDVFVSMGGNFALACSDTDLLEAAMQRVGLTVHVSTKPNRSHVMHGVTSLILPTLGRTDTDDKHPTGRQVLSVEDSMSMVHSTQGRLAPVSEHLLAEPVIVARMARATLGDDHPVDWKAMAEDYDVIRDHIARVLPGFDDFNKRLRDKNGFVLPNPPRDTRSFATDIGRARFTVSPLEYLTPPPGHLILQTMRSHDQYNTTFYGLDDRYRGIKDGRRVILIHADDVTELGFADRDLVDVISTFGGQERRADKFRLVVYPTPRGCAAAYFPEANQLMHRELVARESNTPGYKAMSVRFIPHEASVPVLS; from the coding sequence ATGACACGTCGCGCACCGGTCAAGGACATCAACGAAGACGAGCTCGTTATCGGCACTCCGAAGAAGGCCGCCGCCGGCCTCGAGGCGGTGGTCGTTGCGCTGGACCGCGGTATCGCCCAGGCCGGCGTGAGCCGCACCGCGCGGGCGCTGCTGCGGCTGAACCAGCGCAACGGCACCGACTGCCCCGGCTGTGCCTGGCCGGAATCGACCGGGCACCGCAAAACCGCCGAGTTCTGCGAGAACGGCGCCAAGGCCGTGGCCGAGGAGAACACCCTCCGCACCGTCGGGGCAGAATTCTGGGCCGAACACTCCCTCGCCGAGCTGGCCGAGAAGACCGAATACTGGCTGGGCAACCAGGGCCGCATCTCCCAGCCCGTTGTCGTGCGGCCCGGTGACACGCACTACTCCCCCATCACCTGGGACGACGCGTTCGAGCTGATCGGCGAGAAGATCCGCGCCACCACCCCCGACCGCACGGTGTTCTACACCTCCGGCCGCACCGCCAATGAGACCGCATTCCTGTACCAGCTGTTCGCCAGGTCGATCGGCACGAACAACCTGCCGGATTGCTCGAACATGTGCCACGAGTCCTCCGGCTCGGCGCTCAACCCCACGATCGGCATCGGCAAGGGCACCGTCTCGCTCGACGACATCCACGTGGCCGAACTCATCCTCGTGGTGGGCCAGAACCCGGGCACCAACCACCCGCGGATGCTGTCGGCGCTGGCCGAGTGCAAGGCCAACGGCGGCAAGGTCGTGGCCGTGAACCCGCTGCCGGAGGCCGGGCTGTTCAACTTCAAGGACCCGCAGACGCCCACCGGGCTGGTGGGGCACGGGGTGCCGTTGGCCGACGAGTTCCTGCAGATCAAGGTCGGCGGCGACCTGGCCCTGTTCCAGGCGCTCGGTCACCTGCTGCTCGAGGAAGAGGCCCGCGTGCCCGGCTCGGTCGTGGACCAGGAGTTCATCGACGCGAACACCGACGGCATCGAGGCCTACCGGGCCGCCCGCACCGAGATCGACTGGGTCGAAACCGAGAAGGCCACCGGGCTCTCGCGGCTGGACATCAGCGTGGTCGCGAAGATGATGGCCGCCTCCAACGCCACCATCATCTGCTGGGCGCTGGGCCTCACCCAGCAGCCGCACTCGGTGAACACGCTCAAGGAGATCATCAACCTGCTCCTGCTGCAGGGCAACTTCGGCAAGCCGGGCGCCGGCGCCTGCCCGGTGCGCGGGCACTCCAACGTGCAGGGTGACCGCACCATGGGGGTGTGGGAGAAGCCCAAGGAGGCAATGCTCGCCGCCCTCGACGCCGAATTCGGCATCGTCTCGCCGCGTGAGCACGGCCTCGACTCGGTGAACACCGTCGAGGCGTTCGAGAACGACGACGTGGACGTTTTCGTGTCGATGGGCGGCAACTTCGCGCTGGCCTGCAGCGACACCGACCTGCTCGAGGCCGCGATGCAGCGGGTGGGCTTGACCGTGCACGTGTCGACCAAGCCCAACCGGTCGCACGTGATGCACGGGGTCACCTCGCTGATTCTGCCCACGCTCGGCCGCACCGACACCGACGACAAGCATCCGACCGGCCGGCAGGTTCTGTCGGTGGAGGACTCGATGTCGATGGTGCATTCCACCCAGGGCCGCCTGGCCCCGGTGTCCGAGCACCTGCTGGCCGAACCGGTGATCGTGGCGCGGATGGCTCGGGCCACGCTCGGCGACGACCACCCGGTGGACTGGAAGGCGATGGCGGAGGATTACGACGTCATCCGCGACCACATCGCCCGGGTGCTGCCCGGCTTCGACGACTTCAACAAGCGGTTGCGCGACAAGAACGGCTTCGTGCTGCCCAACCCGCCGCGCGACACCCGCAGCTTCGCCACCGACATCGGCCGCGCCCGATTCACGGTGAGCCCGCTGGAGTACCTCACCCCGCCGCCCGGACACCTGATTCTGCAGACCATGCGCAGCCACGACCAGTACAACACCACGTTCTACGGGCTGGATGACCGCTATCGCGGCATCAAGGACGGCCGCCGCGTGATCCTGATCCACGCCGATGACGTCACCGAGCTGGGCTTTGCGGATCGCGACCTCGTCGACGTGATCAGCACGTTCGGCGGGCAGGAGCGCCGGGCCGACAAGTTCCGGCTCGTGGTGTACCCCACGCCGCGGGGCTGCGCGGCGGCGTACTTCCCCGAGGCGAACCAGCTCATGCACCGGGAGCTGGTGGCCCGGGAGTCGAACACGCCCGGCTACAAGGCCATGAGCGTGCGGTTCATCCCGCACGAGGCATCCGTGCCCGTTCTCAGCTGA
- a CDS encoding NUDIX hydrolase: MSDAGAVYAAGAVCWRLIDGKMHVLLIHRTVHGDITIPKGKVDPGETLPVTAVREIEEETGLAIALGVPLGVSEYPMPNGKLKIVHYWAAEVLPEHILRSTFVPNGEVAALEWVTINKARTYLSYAPDVEIIDAFARLVTQGITSTFAIIALRHAKATAPHDWSGPDATRPLSERGVTQAAALVGTVSAWHPQRIFTSTATRCVTTVAPLSAATGVPFKRTDLISQDAWEQGTSDVRHNVGKRIRARKTAVLCSHGPVLPDILREIALATGSPMTQQLANAAALAPSGFSVVHLSSDNPSAGILAIETHPPRN, translated from the coding sequence ATGAGTGACGCCGGCGCCGTGTACGCGGCCGGTGCGGTCTGCTGGCGCCTCATCGACGGCAAAATGCACGTCCTACTGATCCACCGCACCGTGCACGGCGACATCACCATCCCCAAGGGCAAGGTCGACCCCGGCGAGACCCTGCCGGTCACGGCCGTGCGGGAGATCGAAGAGGAGACCGGGCTGGCGATCGCTCTCGGGGTCCCGCTCGGCGTCTCCGAGTACCCGATGCCCAACGGCAAGCTGAAGATCGTGCACTATTGGGCCGCGGAGGTGCTGCCGGAGCACATCCTGCGTTCCACCTTCGTGCCCAACGGCGAGGTGGCCGCCCTCGAGTGGGTGACCATCAATAAGGCCAGAACGTACCTCAGCTATGCGCCGGACGTGGAGATCATCGACGCGTTCGCCCGTCTCGTGACCCAGGGCATCACGAGCACCTTCGCGATCATCGCGCTGCGCCACGCCAAGGCGACCGCGCCACACGACTGGTCCGGCCCCGACGCCACCCGCCCGCTCAGCGAACGCGGCGTGACGCAGGCCGCCGCCCTGGTGGGCACCGTGAGCGCGTGGCATCCGCAGCGCATCTTCACCAGCACCGCCACCCGCTGCGTCACCACGGTGGCGCCGCTCTCCGCGGCGACAGGGGTGCCGTTCAAGCGCACCGACCTGATCAGCCAGGACGCCTGGGAGCAGGGCACCAGCGATGTGCGCCACAACGTCGGCAAACGCATCCGCGCCCGCAAGACCGCGGTGCTCTGCAGCCACGGACCGGTTCTACCGGACATCCTGCGCGAGATCGCCCTGGCCACGGGCTCCCCGATGACGCAGCAGCTGGCGAACGCAGCCGCGCTCGCGCCCAGCGGTTTCTCGGTCGTGCACCTCTCCAGCGACAACCCGAGCGCGGGCATCCTGGCCATCGAAACGCACCCGCCGCGCAACTAG
- the pstC gene encoding phosphate ABC transporter permease subunit PstC: MTTAVDRIAIKAKERPGDRIFSTATVVAGSLILAVLAAVALFLFVQSIPAFVAPADAFKGDFSNFWSYVAPLAFGTVWSAFLALLMAVPVAIAVALFISHFAPRRLAQGLGYLIDLLAAVPSVVFGLWGIGVLAPLVQPFYASLVEWFGWFPLFAGPVSGTGRTILTVAIVLAVMVLPIITAICREIFLQTPVLYEEASLALGATRWEMITMAVLPFGRAGIISAAMLGLGRALGETMAVAMVLSPNPQVIFQLLTSQNSNTIAANIALNFPEAHGVGVNILLATGLVLFVITLIVNMIARVIINRRKAFSGAN, from the coding sequence ATGACGACCGCAGTTGACCGTATTGCGATCAAGGCCAAGGAACGACCGGGCGACCGCATCTTCTCCACCGCAACAGTGGTGGCCGGCAGCCTGATCCTGGCCGTGCTCGCGGCCGTTGCCCTCTTTCTCTTCGTCCAGAGCATCCCCGCCTTCGTGGCGCCCGCGGATGCCTTCAAGGGCGACTTCAGCAACTTCTGGTCCTACGTGGCACCGCTCGCCTTCGGCACGGTCTGGTCGGCGTTCCTCGCCCTCCTGATGGCCGTTCCCGTGGCCATCGCCGTGGCCCTCTTCATCTCGCACTTCGCGCCCCGCCGCCTTGCGCAGGGCCTGGGCTACCTCATCGACCTGCTTGCTGCCGTGCCGTCCGTGGTCTTCGGCCTCTGGGGCATCGGCGTTCTCGCCCCGCTGGTGCAGCCGTTCTACGCCTCCCTCGTCGAGTGGTTCGGCTGGTTCCCGCTGTTCGCCGGGCCCGTCTCCGGCACCGGCCGCACCATCCTCACCGTCGCCATCGTGCTGGCCGTGATGGTGCTGCCGATTATCACCGCCATCTGCCGGGAGATCTTCCTGCAGACCCCGGTGCTCTACGAGGAAGCCTCCCTGGCCCTCGGCGCCACCCGCTGGGAAATGATCACCATGGCCGTGCTGCCGTTCGGCCGCGCCGGCATCATCTCCGCCGCGATGCTGGGCCTGGGCCGGGCACTCGGCGAGACCATGGCCGTCGCCATGGTGCTCTCCCCCAACCCGCAGGTGATCTTCCAGCTGCTCACCTCGCAGAACTCCAACACGATCGCCGCGAACATCGCGCTGAACTTCCCCGAGGCACACGGCGTTGGCGTCAACATCCTGCTCGCCACCGGCCTCGTACTCTTCGTCATCACGCTGATCGTCAACATGATCGCGCGCGTGATCATCAACCGCCGCAAGGCCTTCTCTGGAGCGAATTGA